A genomic window from Pocillopora verrucosa isolate sample1 chromosome 7, ASM3666991v2, whole genome shotgun sequence includes:
- the LOC131796308 gene encoding E3 ubiquitin-protein ligase TRIM9-like, with protein MEAELSCPVCNKPFVSPIILPCSHNICLGCSQSALTTAGGDKSATDRNGTQVDTEETPYITFYDMNHLYQSIGNLPCLKCPTCSKLFPIDGQGISGFPRNRLLENIVNRYYAKSNGIVYCQLCEETQPCQATVMCEQCEVAYCDRCCKTCHPSRGPLAKHSLIPPTSSKSPNKPTVVKCGSHSEENISMYCVFCRVPVCYVCLERGQHSGHEVKALGAMFKEQKAELLASMKLLDGKNNDLKNFIQLLNGNCSIIQENGLEFEASVVAQCDSLINFIQQRKVELIEAITTEMNSKTQKIKEQIKACEEKGKKVAGVLQYAHECLQGTDAASFLLVANSLNGRILNVVNHWSKEVKLEPTTGVELELTLDTSGAIQALHDLHFIELKAPIAPEIVPDECTVTNNAITLSWRPRIKQSCVDGYVVEIDDGTSSGKEDNFQEVYRGSCLECTVSGLQFNSTYRARVKGFNKAGEGAPSDEVYLTTSDVAWFSLDPATAHPDIVLTNDNSTTTCTSFDDRVVLGNIGFSRGCHYWEVTIDRYDGNPDPAVGVALASTIKDSILGKDDKAWCMYIDSSRSWFRHNNEHSNRRDGGVDVGSVIGVLLDIPNHKVTYYLNDQKRGLMRLPDTSEAFYAAFSLSRNVQITLHTGLEPPEEALVY; from the exons ATGGAGGCAGAATTAAGTTGCCCTGTTTGTAACAAGCCATTTGTCAGCCCTATAATCTTGCCATGTTCTCACAACATTTGCTTGGGTTGTTCGCAGTCAGCGTTGACAACTGCCGGTGGAGACAAATCTGCCACTGATCGAAATGGAACACAGGTTGACACTGAGGAAACACCGTACATCACTTTTTACGACATGAATCACTTGTATCAGAGCATAGGAAATCTACCGTGTTTGAAGTGTCCAACATGCAGCAAACTATTTCCCATCGACGGCCAAGGGATCAGTGGATTTCCCCGCAACCGCCTGTTGGAAAATATTGTTAATCGGTATTATGCTAAATCGAATGGAATTGTTTATTGTCAACTTTGCGAGGAAACCCAACCTTGTCAAGCAACGGTTATGTGCGAGCAATGTGAAGTTGCTTATTGCGATCGATGCTGTAAAACTTGTCATCCTAGCCGCGGTCCTCTAGCAAAGCACTCTTTGATTCCTCCCACAAGTTCGAAGTCGCCTAACAAACCGACTGTAGTCAAGTGCGGTAGCCACAGCGAAGAAAACATCAGCATGTACTGCGTATTCTGCCGAGTTCCTGTTTGTTATGTGTGTTTAGAGCGAGGACAGCACAGTGGGCACGAAGTGAAAGCTTTAGGAGCGATGTTTAAAGagcaaaag GCTGAACTTTTAGCCAGCATGAAGTTACTGGATGGAAAAAATAACGATTTGAAAAACTTTATTCAGCTTCTTAATGGAAACTGCTCGATAATCCAG gAAAATGGTTTAGAATTTGAAGCTAGTGTGGTAGCTCAATGTGATTCATTGATAAATTTCATACAGCAACGTAAAGTGGAGCTAATTGAAGCCATCACAACAGAGATGAACTCCAAGACACAGAAGATCAAAGAGCAAATCAAAGCTTGTGaagaaaagggtaaaaaagTAGCAGGGGTGCTGCAATATGCTCATGAATGTTTACAAGGAACCGACGCAGCCTCTTTCTTGTTG GTTGCTAACTCTCTCAATGGAAG AATTTTGAATGTTGTTAATCACTGGTCAAAAGAAGTAAAACTTGAACCAACTACTGGTGTGGAACTGGAATTGACTTTGGACACATCTGGAGCAATACAAGCCCTCCATGATTTGCACTTCATAGAACTCAAAG CTCCAATAGCCCCAGAAATAGTCCCAGATGAATGCACTGTCACAAACAATGCCATCACCTTATCATGGAGACCTCGAATCAAACAGAGCTGTGTTGATGGCTATGTGGTTGAGATTGATGATGGTACTTCAAGTGGTAAAGAGGACAATTTTCAGGAGGTGTATCGTGGGAGTTGTCTGGAGTGCACTGTATCTGGCCTGCAATTTAACTCTACATACAGAGCAAGAGTCAAAGGTTTCAACAAGGCCGGGGAGGGTGCTCCAAGCGATGAGGTGTATCTGACGACATCTGATG TTGCCTGGTTCTCTCTGGATCCTGCTACTGCCCATCCAGACATAGTTCTTACAAATGACAACTCAACAACAACATGCACCAGCTTTGATGACAGAGTTGTGCTGGGTAACATTGGTTTTTCCAGGGGCTGTCATTACTGGGAGGTGACCATTGATCGCTATGATGGAAACCCTGATCCAGCAGTTGGTGTTGCCTTAGCAAGCACCATCAAGGATTCCATTCTGGGAAAAGATGACAAAGCATGGTGCATGTACATTGATAGCAGTCGGAGCTGGTTTCGTCACAACAATGAGCACTCCAATCGACGTGATGGTGGGGTAGATGTTGGTTCAGTAATCGGAGTGTTACTGGACATACCAAATCACAAAGTGACATACTATTTAAATGACCAGAAGAGAGGTCTCATGCGACTGCCTGATACTTCTGAGGCATTTTATGCCGCATTCAGTTTGAGTCGTAATGTACAAATCACATTGCATACTGGGCTTGAGCCTCCAGAAGAGGCGTTAGTTTATTAA